The DNA segment TATTACGAAATTTCCGCAAATTATTAATATTCATCACTCATTCTTACCAGCATTCGTAGGCGCAAACCCCTACCATAGAGCCTTTGAACGCGGCGTGAAAGTTATTGGTGCCACAGCTCACTATGCTACTCCGGAATTAGATGCTGGGCCAATTATTGAACAAGATGTAGTCAGAGTTAGCCACCGCGATGAAGTTGAGGATTTAATTAGAAAGGGTAAGGATTTAGAAAGAGTCGTTTTAGCCAGAGCCGTGCGCCTACATCTGCAAAATCGGGTTTTAGTTTATGGAAATCGCACTGTAGTTTTTGAATGAAAGTTGGGTGTAAAGACTAATCAATTCAAAATTCCAAAGCACATCTTTTCATGGTGGCTGTTGACAGTTGACAGTTAACCGTCAACTGTCAACTGTCAACAAACCATACAAGTGACTATGTAATTTAAAAGCTTCATAGCTTATCAGACTTTTGATTGAAGCTTTATCTACCCTGAGTTAGAAGGCTCCCCTTGAGAAGCTATAGGGATAATTTATGTAGTTTCTATGAGGGCTAGCACATGAAACGTTTAGCATCTATCGTTATGGCGCTGTTTCTGGGAACTGCGGCTGTTGCTGCTCTCCCTTCTGAGTCTCAAGCTGATCCAGGAAGAGGTTACTTGTATCCAAAACGAGACTCTTCTTACTATTACCGCGAAAGAAGTTACTCATACCCTCAGCGAGATTATCCTTCCCATCACTACAAAAAACCGCATTATCATCATCACCGACACCATCACCCTAATTATTATTGGGGTAACAGAGATTATGGGAGACGGGGTGTATATGGGAAGTATCAATACCGCTCTCCTTACTACTACTACCGCTAAACTATGTTGAGATATCAATCAGTCTGGTGTTGTTGAATTGGTAGTTAATTGAAACTCCCCTGCCTGAGTAATTTTTACTACAGTCACTTGGAAGAAAAGGCAGGGGATTCTTAGCCGTTGTTTACCAAGTTATATGACCGCTTGATAAATTAACGGCATTAAAAAATCACTGATAAACCCTTGCCAAGTAAGGGTTTATAGGTTGCGTCCCTAGAGGATAAGTTAGACCTTACCGCGAACTTAGAGGGGAATTGCAATAGCAAATTCTGTCCCTTCTCCCAAGATAGAATTAACCTTGATTGTCCCACCATGTTTTTCTGTGATAATTTGACGAGCGATCGCCAGTCCCAATCCTGTACCTTTACCGACTCCTTTTGTGGTAAACAAATGATCAAATATTTTTTGTTGGACTTGGGCGCTCATTCCTTTGCCATTATCTCGGATTCGGATAGAAACTTGGTTGGAAATTGCTTCAGTACGAATAGTAATTTTCTGGGGATGAGTTTGCATTTCGGTAAATGTGTGCATTTGAGCCATCTCGTCAAACATATCAATAGCGTTTGCCAAGATATTCATAAATACTTGGTTTAATTGACCAGGGAAGCATTCGACTGGCGGAATTTTGCCGTATTCTTTCTGAATAATGATTTCAGGACGGTGTTGGTTGGCTTTAATGCGGTATTTTAAAATCATGATGGTACTATCAAGACCTTCATGTATGTCAGCACTCACTGTGTGGTCGGTGTCAGCACGGGAGAAGGTACGCAAACTGGTACTAATAGATGTGATCCGCTTAGTTGCTTCAGTCATGGAATTAAGCAACTTGGGTAAATCAGCCACTAAAAATTCTAAATCTATCTCTTCGGCGTTGTCTTGAATTGGTGCTACAGGTTGGGAATAGTGTTGTTGATAGAGTTGTAAATGTCCGATTAAATCGTGGACATATTCTTTGGCATTGCTGATACTACCGTTAAGGAAACCGATGGGGTTGTTAACTTCGTGTGCAACTCCGGCAACTAGGTTACCTAAAGATGCCATTTTTTCACTTTGGACTATGTGCAGTTGGGATTGTTCTAACTGTTGAGCATAAGTTTGGGCTTGCTGATAAAGGCGAGCATTTTCCAGAGAGATGGCTGCTTGAGTACAGAGGAAGTTGAGGATGAGGATGCGATCGCTCGTAAATACAGCACGGGTGGAGCAATTCTTCAAATACAAAATCCCAATTAAATTTCCTTGATTTAAAATTGGCAAGCACAGCACACTCTGTGGTTGTTGCTGATGTAAATACTCATCAATTACAGGTAAATCGGTTTTGAGTTCGTCAATCACCACAATGTCTTGGGTGTTTTTGACATACTGTATTAGCTTGACGGGTAAGTTAAGATTACCCTCCACAGGTTCGGAACAAAGTTCTGTGAAGTCAGTTGTTGCAATGGCGCGCAGGAGCCATTCTCCTCGACTATTAGGTAGGATTAAGGCGCAGCGATCGCCACCAGAGTTGTGCAGAATAATCTGAGTTAGTTGTTGCAGTAGTTCATCTAATTGAATAGTGCTGGAGAGGCTTTGAGAGGCTTTGAGGATGGCTGCAAAATCAAGGGCTGTATTAATCCTGGTGCTGGATGAGCGGCTGGTTGATGTGGAGGAGTGAATCGAGATATTGGGGATATCAATTGAGGTTAGGGTTACTAAGGGACTGACAGTTGGTGCTGCTTTCTGGAAAATGGGAGATAGTAAATTGGGATAGCGATGTTCTAGATCATCTACTTTGGCTTTTGCACCCCAATGGGCATAACAGTAGTAAGCTTCTTCCATATAGCTGGTGGCTATCTTCTGTTTACCCCAATCAAGGTAGAATTTGGCGGCGAGCTGATTTGCTAGAGCTTCTTCTTGAAAATAGGTGTTGGCTTTAGCTTCGGCAATGGCGCGATCGTAATTTTCTATAGCCCCTAAAGAATTGCCTACAACCCGATCCATTTCCGCCTGAACCAAACAAGATAGATGTAGGAAATTAACAGGGTTATTTTGTGACCAAACCGCTAATTTTTGCTGATATGTAGAAATTTTCTCCCAAGCACTTTGCTGTTGTTGTTCCGACAAAGTGGGATAGCGGGTCAGTAATAAAAGCGCATGAATAAAGCAATGGTGAACGTAGGGTAATAATCCTTGGGGCGCTACGTTAATAATTTCTGACTCAGCTTGCTCGCTGTAGAAGAATGCTTCCTCCACCCGTTCAGAACAAAAGAGAATTTGGCTTTTGAGGATGTTGTAAATACAAATTACTTGCCAATTTTTATGCTGGCGACATTGCTCTAAATAGTTAGACTCACTAATATCAGTCGTTGTCCCCATCAATTCAGCTAAGATTATTTGTCCACCCAAAAATAGATCGATCGCCCACTGGTTTTTATATTTTCGACTGAAAGCCAAGGATTCCACTATTTCGGTAAACAGTTGTTCTAGATGAACGCTTTGATAAAATCGACAATACATATTATGCCCGAACGCATAAGCTGCATATTGCAAATTACTGGACTCTAAACCTACTCGATAGGATGATAGATAATCTTCGGTAGCAACAGAGAGGGGATGAGACCAATGTCTCAAAGAGCTACCAATCATCAGATAAGCAACACTTTCGGCAGATTTATTATTAAATGTTTGGATTAATTGGAGTGTAACATCCAGCAGTTCACTTGTACCTTGATAATTACTCAAGGCGTATCCTCGTAAGCCACCAAAAGCCGGATAGATATAACCAATTTCTGGGGTATTACCATACTGCAAGCACAAATTAACCGCTTTGGCACAAATGACAGACCAGAGTCTTTGGTGAGAACGATAGGTTGGTGGCCCCATACTAATTAATAGCTTGATTGCCATTTTTTGCTCTGGTTGGGACATCATTGGCAAATCAATCAATTCGGAAAATGAACGCTGTTTTAAGGTTGCTTGAATGATTGCTAATTCGGCATCACGTACTATGTCAAAATCTGCATCAGGAAGATCAATATTAATTAAAGCAAGTGCTTGGCGACCGGCTTGGATGGCTTCTGGATAATTGGCTTGCAGAGTATGTTGCACGATCGCCATATTGTAAACTTCAGCTTTTTCTAAGGGCGCTTTGGCCTTGCCTATGGTCTCTTGCAGCCAACATTCGGCTGCGGCAAAATTACCATTTAAATACTCTACTTCTGCCCTTTCTTTAAACAATGTCAAGCTAAGATGATAATCAATTTCCCAACAATCAGCCGACAAAAGTTCCATCCCCGCAGTAATGTATGCCAAAGCCGCAGAGTATGCTGTAGAAGACTTTGCCCTAGTGCCTGCCAACAGATTCAGTTTGGCTAGTTCCTCTTTTTGGGATGTTTGGGTAATTAATTTACTGCCAATATTTAAATGGTTAACTATCTCAAAAATACGTTCTTCTCTTTCATTAACTGATAAATTGGCTAAAAGTAAAGTACCGATATTCAGGTGGGTGGTTTGCTTTTGTACGTCAGGAATCAGAGAATAGGCGGCTTGTTGAACACGATCATGCAGAAATCGATAGGTTACATTTTTGATATTTTGATTGTTAAGATTTTGCTGATCATCAGACAAATAAAATTTATATACTTCACCTTGGGGCAGAATCAATCCTGACTGTAAGGCTTTCCACAAAGCTACTGCTGTCTGTGCTTGTAATTGTTCAGAAACAATTGCTAAAGTAACCAAATCAAATTGGTTACCAATACAAGCGGCTAACTTGAGTATTTGCTGAGTTTCGCTGGGTAATTTCTGTAACTGATGCGCCATAAATTCCACCACATCATCGGTAAGTGATAGCGCATTGATTTGGGAAATATCACATTCCCAATAGCCTTGGTGGCGATTAAATATAATCCACTCATTTTCGTGGAGGGCTTTGAGAAACTGCGTGGTAAAAAAAGGATTACCTTGGGTTTTGCGGACAATTAATTCAGTCAGGAGGAGCGATCGCTCAGTCGGACAATGTAATGTATCACTTACCAGCTGATTGGTATCACTCAAAGCTAAAGGTGCAAGGGTAATTGTATTGACAGTCTTATCCGTTTTCTTTAGTTCCGTCACTGTCAACATGAAGGGGTGTACAGGTGAAACTTCATTATCTCGATAAGCACCCAGCAAAAGCAGATAGTTCTCATCCTCCATCAACAGTTTAATCAAATTTAGGGAAGCCGAATCTGCCCACTGTAAGTCATCCA comes from the Nostoc sp. PCC 7120 = FACHB-418 genome and includes:
- a CDS encoding ATP-binding sensor histidine kinase, which translates into the protein MDTANSQPIIPGYQISSQIYAGSKSRVYRATREQDTLTVIIKVLTSEYPSFNELLQFRNQYTISKNLNVTGITHPLSLDVYGNSYILVMKDTGGISLRQYTETAKLTLIEFLAIAIQLTNILHGLHQNRVIHKDIKPANILINPHTKQVELIDFSIASLLPKETQEIKSPNILEGTLVYISPEQTGRMNRGVDYRSDFYSLGVTFYELLTGELPFNSNDPMELVHSHIAKQPNKFNPESIPQVISDIVMKLMAKNAEDRYQSALGLKHDLELCLTQLKDTGAIQNFEIGLRDICDRFLIPEKLYGRETEVANLLAAFERVANGASEMMLVAGFSGIGKTAVINEVHKPITRQQGYFIKGKFDQFNRNIPFSAFVQALRDLMGQLLSESDTQLEQWRTKILSSVGNNGQILIEVIPELERVIGKQPAALELSGMAAQNRFNLLFQKFLEVFTTKERPLVMFLDDLQWADSASLNLIKLLMEDENYLLLLGAYRDNEVSPVHPFMLTVTELKKTDKTVNTITLAPLALSDTNQLVSDTLHCPTERSLLLTELIVRKTQGNPFFTTQFLKALHENEWIIFNRHQGYWECDISQINALSLTDDVVEFMAHQLQKLPSETQQILKLAACIGNQFDLVTLAIVSEQLQAQTAVALWKALQSGLILPQGEVYKFYLSDDQQNLNNQNIKNVTYRFLHDRVQQAAYSLIPDVQKQTTHLNIGTLLLANLSVNEREERIFEIVNHLNIGSKLITQTSQKEELAKLNLLAGTRAKSSTAYSAALAYITAGMELLSADCWEIDYHLSLTLFKERAEVEYLNGNFAAAECWLQETIGKAKAPLEKAEVYNMAIVQHTLQANYPEAIQAGRQALALINIDLPDADFDIVRDAELAIIQATLKQRSFSELIDLPMMSQPEQKMAIKLLISMGPPTYRSHQRLWSVICAKAVNLCLQYGNTPEIGYIYPAFGGLRGYALSNYQGTSELLDVTLQLIQTFNNKSAESVAYLMIGSSLRHWSHPLSVATEDYLSSYRVGLESSNLQYAAYAFGHNMYCRFYQSVHLEQLFTEIVESLAFSRKYKNQWAIDLFLGGQIILAELMGTTTDISESNYLEQCRQHKNWQVICIYNILKSQILFCSERVEEAFFYSEQAESEIINVAPQGLLPYVHHCFIHALLLLTRYPTLSEQQQQSAWEKISTYQQKLAVWSQNNPVNFLHLSCLVQAEMDRVVGNSLGAIENYDRAIAEAKANTYFQEEALANQLAAKFYLDWGKQKIATSYMEEAYYCYAHWGAKAKVDDLEHRYPNLLSPIFQKAAPTVSPLVTLTSIDIPNISIHSSTSTSRSSSTRINTALDFAAILKASQSLSSTIQLDELLQQLTQIILHNSGGDRCALILPNSRGEWLLRAIATTDFTELCSEPVEGNLNLPVKLIQYVKNTQDIVVIDELKTDLPVIDEYLHQQQPQSVLCLPILNQGNLIGILYLKNCSTRAVFTSDRILILNFLCTQAAISLENARLYQQAQTYAQQLEQSQLHIVQSEKMASLGNLVAGVAHEVNNPIGFLNGSISNAKEYVHDLIGHLQLYQQHYSQPVAPIQDNAEEIDLEFLVADLPKLLNSMTEATKRITSISTSLRTFSRADTDHTVSADIHEGLDSTIMILKYRIKANQHRPEIIIQKEYGKIPPVECFPGQLNQVFMNILANAIDMFDEMAQMHTFTEMQTHPQKITIRTEAISNQVSIRIRDNGKGMSAQVQQKIFDHLFTTKGVGKGTGLGLAIARQIITEKHGGTIKVNSILGEGTEFAIAIPL